From the Catalinimonas alkaloidigena genome, the window ATCTTTCCGCAGCGAGTCGTACAGCAGGCGCAGCTTGGTGCGTACACGTTCGGGCGTGATCAGCTTGGCAACCTGGCCGAGCGACACGTGGCCGGTCACGGTACCCACGCGCAACTCGTCGCTGACCATCAGCATCAGGCTCTCGGCCACGCCGCACACCGACGCAAAATATTCGGTATGGCCGGGAAACGAGAACGACTCACTTTGCATGTTGTGCTTGTTGATCGGGGCCGTCACCACGGCCTGAATGTGTCCGGCTTGCAGGTCTTTGGTGGCGTGTTGCAGCGAAAGCCAGGCACACTGGCCTGCTTCGGGCGTTACCTGGCCGGGCGTTACGTTGTAGTCTTCTTCCCAGCAGTTGATGACGTTGATTTTACGCGCCTGGGGTGGCTGGTCGGGTTTCAACTGGTAAAACGAGGGGCAATCGTCGCCCAGCATTTTTCGGTAAAAGGCCAGGATGCGCCCCGATCCATAGATCACAGGCGTACACACCTGCAACAGCCGGTCGTACGTAAAAGACTTGAGGATGACTTCCGGCCCAATGCCGTTGAAATCGCCCAGCGTAATGCCGATGGTGGGTACAGTAGCTTTATGTTTTTCTTCCATTGAATACGAGGGTAGGTAGCGCTTCCGTTCGTAAACGCAACTGAACGAAAAGTGTTAATCGCGTAGCAAATCGCTACTTTGGCGGCAATTTACTAGGATTGTCCAACTCTTTAGCGGAAATAGCCGGAGGCACGATCAGCCGCTTTGCTCCCTTTCCTGCCTGATCAACACACCCATTATGCCGAACGTCCGTCCGAAAAAACACCTGGGTCAGCACTTTCTGAAAGATCGGAAGATTGCCCAAAACATTGCCGACCAGCTCACTGGACACGGGGGATGGACCAAAGTCGTCGAAATAGGGCCGGGCACAGGCGTATTGACCGACTTCCTGGTGCAAAAAGACTTGCCCCTTTGGCTGGTCGAAATCGACGACGAATCGGTGGTGTATCTAAAAGAAGCGTATCCCGCCCTGACGCCCCAATTGCTGCATACCGACTTTTTAACGTTGGACTTGCCGAAACAATTTGGCGACGAGCCGCTTGCCGTGATCGGTAATTTTCCTTATAACATTTCGTCCCAGATCTTTTTTCACCTGCTCAAGTACCGCCATCAGGTCACCGAAATCGTGGGCATGTTGCAGCGCGAAGTAGCGCAACGGCTGGCCGAACCGCCCGGCAGCCGGACCTACGGCATTCTGAGTGTGCTGCTGCAGGCGTTTTACGACGTGGAGTATTGTTTCACGGTGTCGGAACACGTCTTCAAACCACCGCCGAAAGTAAAGTCGGGCGTAATCCGCTTGCGGCGCAACGAACGCACCACCCTGGCGTGCGACGAAGCCTTGTTTTTTAGAGTGGTGAAGACGGCCTTCAACCAACGCCGGAAAACGCTTCGCAATGCGCTGAAGCCGATGCTGACCCCTGAATCCGACCTGCCACCGGCACTACTCGACAAGCGTGCCGAGCAACTGGGCGTCGACGAGTTTGTGCGCCTGACGCAGGGGATAAAGAATGCGTGAAGGGGGGCCTTAACGGCAGCTTTTCAGGGTATTTTCTGTAGTGATTCTTCATCGGCGCATGGCTCCCAACCGGCTGGTGCGAGTCGCCTCATGGCGCAGCGTTAGGGCCTCACAAATTCGCCGTCTCACTATCTCTTCCCACGGATTGGTGGTTCGGCATATCCCCCTATTTTTGCGGCGCATAACGAATAAACTATGTCTGAACAACCAACAGAAAGCTACACAGGCTTTGAACTTTCGCGGGAGTTTCTGGAGGAGATTCAGACGTCGATTAAGAGCGAAGATCGGGAACGGCTGCAGGAACGCCTGGAGCCCCTCCATCCGGCCGACATCTCCCAGGTATTGGAAGAACTCGATGCCGATGAGGCCAAGTACGTACTGGCGCAGCTCGATCATGAAACCGGTGCGGAGATCATCTCGAACCTGGAAACCGAAACGCGTCGCCGGTTTCTCCGCAACTTTTCTTCGGAAGAACTGGCCGCCTACATGTACCACATCGATTCGGACGATGCGGCCGACATTCTGAACGAACAGCCCATTCAGGTCCGTGAAGAGATCATTGCCCACATCGACGACCCCAAAGTGGCTTCCGATGTGCTGGAACTGCTCCGCTACGAAGAAGACCGCGCCGGGGGGCTGATGGCGAAAGAGCTGGTGAAGGCCAACGTCAACTGGTCGATTCGGCAGTGCATCGAAGAGATTCGTCGGCAGGCCGAAGAAGTAGAGCGGCTGTATTCCGTCTATGTGGTCGACGACCGCGACAAGCTGCTGGGCCGCGTTTCCTTGAAGCGCATCGTGCTGGCCAACGACCGCGCCCGGGTCGCCGACATTTACGAGCCTGACGTGATCGCCATCGAATCGTACCGCGATGCCGAAGAGGTAGCCGAAATCATGCGCCGTTACGACCTGGAGGCCATTCCGGTCATCAACGTGCAAGGCAAGCTGCTGGGGCGCATCACCATCGACGACGTGGTCGACGTCATTACCGAGCAAGCGGAGAAAGATCAGCAGATCATGTCGGGTTTGACCGAAACGCCCGAAGACGACGACAGCGTCTGGTCTTTGTCGCGGGCTCGTCTGCCTTGGTTGCTCATCGGCATGATGGGGGGGCTGTTGGGCGCCCGGTTCATCGGTGTGTTTGAAGATGACCTGACGGTGATCCCGGCCATGGCCTTTTTCATTCCGCTGATCACCGCGACTGGCGGAAATGTCGGCATCCAGTCGTCGACGGTAGTGGTGCAAAGTCTGGCAAACCGTTCGGCCCTGGGCGACAGTTTCTGGGGGCGAATGCTCAAGGTGTTATTAGTAGCTTTGGTAAACGCCCTGGTCATTTCGATGGTGGTGTTCGGATTTGTGTTCATCAGCGAATCCATCAAAATGGCGTTTGTGGTGGCCATTGCTCTGTTCAGCGTGGTGATGCTGGCGTCGCTGATGGGCACGCTAACGCCCCTGGCGCTCGATCATTTCGGCATCAATCCGGCGGTGGCGTCCGGGCCGTTTAT encodes:
- the mgtE gene encoding magnesium transporter → MSEQPTESYTGFELSREFLEEIQTSIKSEDRERLQERLEPLHPADISQVLEELDADEAKYVLAQLDHETGAEIISNLETETRRRFLRNFSSEELAAYMYHIDSDDAADILNEQPIQVREEIIAHIDDPKVASDVLELLRYEEDRAGGLMAKELVKANVNWSIRQCIEEIRRQAEEVERLYSVYVVDDRDKLLGRVSLKRIVLANDRARVADIYEPDVIAIESYRDAEEVAEIMRRYDLEAIPVINVQGKLLGRITIDDVVDVITEQAEKDQQIMSGLTETPEDDDSVWSLSRARLPWLLIGMMGGLLGARFIGVFEDDLTVIPAMAFFIPLITATGGNVGIQSSTVVVQSLANRSALGDSFWGRMLKVLLVALVNALVISMVVFGFVFISESIKMAFVVAIALFSVVMLASLMGTLTPLALDHFGINPAVASGPFITTANDLLGLAVYFSVAHLLYQL
- the pdxA gene encoding 4-hydroxythreonine-4-phosphate dehydrogenase PdxA → MEEKHKATVPTIGITLGDFNGIGPEVILKSFTYDRLLQVCTPVIYGSGRILAFYRKMLGDDCPSFYQLKPDQPPQARKINVINCWEEDYNVTPGQVTPEAGQCAWLSLQHATKDLQAGHIQAVVTAPINKHNMQSESFSFPGHTEYFASVCGVAESLMLMVSDELRVGTVTGHVSLGQVAKLITPERVRTKLRLLYDSLRKDFGITKPRIAVLGLNPHAGENGLLGHEEKDILQPIIEEERTKGRLVYGPYPADGFFGTGQFNKFDAVLAMYHDQGLVPFKTIAFANGVNYTAGLSLVRTSPDHGTAYDLAGKGQADATSMQEALLLAHRIATVRQANA
- the rsmA gene encoding 16S rRNA (adenine(1518)-N(6)/adenine(1519)-N(6))-dimethyltransferase RsmA; the encoded protein is MPNVRPKKHLGQHFLKDRKIAQNIADQLTGHGGWTKVVEIGPGTGVLTDFLVQKDLPLWLVEIDDESVVYLKEAYPALTPQLLHTDFLTLDLPKQFGDEPLAVIGNFPYNISSQIFFHLLKYRHQVTEIVGMLQREVAQRLAEPPGSRTYGILSVLLQAFYDVEYCFTVSEHVFKPPPKVKSGVIRLRRNERTTLACDEALFFRVVKTAFNQRRKTLRNALKPMLTPESDLPPALLDKRAEQLGVDEFVRLTQGIKNA